The Bremerella cremea sequence ATGGAAGGGATCTCGCTGGGGTTGATCCAGCCCGATCCTGTGGTCGATCGCAATATCAGCATGATGACCGACCTAAATACTTTTACGGTGGAAGAAGATACCGAGTGGGTCTACAGCATTAACTGGGAACCTGCCCCGGTCGAAGGGCTGATCATGATGATGGTCCAAGTTCGTCGGGCCAAAGCTTTCAGTGCGGCGCAAAGTGATGCTTTTCAACTGGTACGTTGGATGCGAGATCCGGCGCTGATTACCGAAGAGCTTCCCGATTCCAGTGGTGGTATTCCTACGGAATCGACAACGGAAGGAGCCTTTTAATGCGTGCGTCAACCTCTTCAACCCGCGCCGGGTTCACGTTGCTCGAAGTCATGCTGGCCTCTGGATTGTCGGTCATCGTGATGTTTGCCGTGGGCGGGGCGATTCAGTTTTTTTTGTTCCGCGTTGATGCCAGCAAAGATAGTATCGAACAAGCCCAACTCGCGCGGGCCATCATGCGGACGATCGAAACCGACCTCCGCAGCGCCATCTGGAAGCAAGAGATTGATTTCACCGCCGTCCAAGATTTAGCCGCCAGTTCGGTGGCGAGTGGTTCGGCCGATATCAGTTCGATGGCATCCTCGGCCGGGATCGATCCCACCATGGCAGCCGGCGCATTGACCGGTTCGGCTACTGAAGACATTGCCGCATCGAGTGTCTTGCCCACCACGATCGGATTGTATGGCAACTCCATGGAGTTGCAAGTTGATATCAGCCGCGTTCCTCGCATCGACGAATACGATCCGCAATACCAAAGCATTCTGAGTCGCTCGCTTAGCGATATCCCCAGCGATATTAAAACGGTCACCTACTTCTTAATGCAGCCTGGCAGTTCGTCCTTGGGGCATGGGGTGGTTGGGGATGCCGGAGTCACGGAAGAGCAGTTCGGCTTGGTCCGCCGCGAGCTCGACCGGGCAGTGACCCAGTATGCGATGAACAACGGCAACACGGCCAATCTTGATGCTTCGGCAGAAATCCTGGCACCCGAGGTTTCCCTCTTGGCGTTCCGTTACTATGACGGCGTAGGTTGGTTCGACGAGTGGAACTCGGAGGAGATGGGGGGCCTTCCCATGGCGGTCGACGTCATGATTTCCATTCGCGATCATCAAACGACACAAGCCTTGCTGTCGGGGAACATGGCCGACCTTCCGACCGATGAAAACGGCAACGCGATGGGCAAGGTTTATCGCCGTTTGATTCGTATTCCCATTGCCAAGCCGTACGAAGAAGAAGAGGAAACGACCGACCTGACCGCTGATGGAGATCTGCCGTTATGATGCGTTCTCCCCTTCCCTGTTCTGGTCGTTTTCCCGCGCGACGCCGTGGCGTAGTGCTGTTTGTGGTGCTGGTCGTGGTCGTAATGATCACCCTATCGGCGTTCGCTTTCACGGAACTGATGTTCGTGGAAAACAAAGCCGCCCATTTAACCGGCCGCCAAATCCAAGCCCGCAACGTCGCCGAAAGTGGCGTGGCCATGTTATCTGTCTTCCTTGAGCAAGAACAAGAACTGATCGAAGCCCAAGGGGGCATTTACGACAACCCCGACATCATGCGGGGCATCTTGGTTCATCCCGATGCCGATGCAGAAGCGCGTGGACGGTTTTCGATTCTCGCCCCGGCCCTTAATGCCGATGGATCGATCGAAGGAATCCGTTTTGGCTTGGAAGACGAATCGAGTCGTGTCAACTTGAATGCCCTGTTGATGATGGAACAACAATCGGAAGGCGCTGGTAAAACGCTTTTACTGGCCCTGCCTGGCATGACGGAAGATATCGCCGATTGCATTTTGGACTACCTGGACGAAGACGACGAAACACGTCCCTACGGGGCCGAGTACGACTACTACAACACGCTCGATCCTCCTTACAATCCGAAGAACGGCCCGCTGGAAACGGTGGAAGAGTTGCTGCTTGTGAAAGGGGTCATGCCGGAATTGCTCTTCGGTCGCGACACCAATCGGAACGGGCTTGTCGACGAGCACGAATGGGCCACCAGTGCCAATACCGACCAAGCGGAAACCGAGATGCTTTCGATGGTGCCTGACCTGGGTTGGTCTTCCTATATGACCCTTGTCAGCATGGAGAAAAACTACTCGACAACCGGCCAGCCGAAGATTTTCTTGAACGAAGAAAATCTGCAAACGTTGCATAGCAACATCAGTGCCATCTTTCCGGTCGAATACGCAGACTTCATCTGTGCGTATCGCCTTTACGGAAGCTCGAGCAATTCCAGCGGAGGCAATAGTGGCGGGCAATCGGTCTCGTCGGTTCAGCTCGATCTGACTCAGCCGGCGAAGACACAAATTGCGAACATGCTCGATTTGATTGGGGCTTCTGTTTCGGTACCCAACGGAACGTTGAAGTCCCCCTTCGAAGACAGTGTGGTCGCCATGAATATCTATCTCCCTGAATTGATGGACAACATGACGATCAACCCTTCGCCGGTGATTCCTGGTCGGATCAACATCAATCAGGCCCCATACGAAATCTTGCTGGGAATCCCTGGCATGGAAGAGAGTATCGTCTCTCAGATTCTCGAACAGCGAATCCCCACGCCCGATCCAGAAAACCCAATTACCCGACACGAAACCTGGATCCTCACCCAAGGCATTGTCACGCTCGAACAAATGAAGACCCTCTCCCCCTTTATTTGTGGCGGAGGAGATGTTTACCGGGCCCAGGTCGTTGGCTATTTCGAGGACGGCAAGGCCTTCAGCCGCCACGAGGTTGTCTTGGACGCCACCCAACCTCAGCCCAAAGTGATGCTATGGCGCGACATGACAGAACTCGGGCGAGGACATCCCCTAGAAGTTCTGGGGGTCGAATTAGGATTAGATGACGGACAAATCAATTGATTTCCGCTGACAAAGGGACAATTTTCGTCCCCGGTATCAGCCTAGGCGAAATACAATAGCAATATGGCAAAGAAACTCGCAATTGAATGGGACTCGCAAGCACTGCGGATGGTGGTCGCCCGCCAACGTGGCTCGAGCATTACCGTCGACCAAGCGATTGTGGTACCACTGAGTGCCGCAGGCGAAGGACTCGACTCGGTGGAAGCACGCGCCGGGCGTTTGCTGACCGAACAAGTCGCCAGCTTTGGGCTGAACAAACTGCCAGCCATTTTGGGCATCAATCGAGCTTCGATTGAACTCCAGGTCTTCTCGGTACCACCGGTTCCCGAAGCAGAACTTCCCGACATCGTTCGCTTTCAGGCGATTCGTGAATGTGCCAATGTCGGGGACGATGGGGTTGTCGACTTTGTGCGAC is a genomic window containing:
- a CDS encoding type IV pilus modification PilV family protein, producing MTSPRQKNQRRAFSLIEVMLALAVLSMSLVMLGQLVSLGFRSARQSQGLSEAHMLAETVMEGISLGLIQPDPVVDRNISMMTDLNTFTVEEDTEWVYSINWEPAPVEGLIMMMVQVRRAKAFSAAQSDAFQLVRWMRDPALITEELPDSSGGIPTESTTEGAF
- a CDS encoding PulJ/GspJ family protein; this translates as MRASTSSTRAGFTLLEVMLASGLSVIVMFAVGGAIQFFLFRVDASKDSIEQAQLARAIMRTIETDLRSAIWKQEIDFTAVQDLAASSVASGSADISSMASSAGIDPTMAAGALTGSATEDIAASSVLPTTIGLYGNSMELQVDISRVPRIDEYDPQYQSILSRSLSDIPSDIKTVTYFLMQPGSSSLGHGVVGDAGVTEEQFGLVRRELDRAVTQYAMNNGNTANLDASAEILAPEVSLLAFRYYDGVGWFDEWNSEEMGGLPMAVDVMISIRDHQTTQALLSGNMADLPTDENGNAMGKVYRRLIRIPIAKPYEEEEETTDLTADGDLPL
- a CDS encoding general secretion pathway protein GspK, with product MMRSPLPCSGRFPARRRGVVLFVVLVVVVMITLSAFAFTELMFVENKAAHLTGRQIQARNVAESGVAMLSVFLEQEQELIEAQGGIYDNPDIMRGILVHPDADAEARGRFSILAPALNADGSIEGIRFGLEDESSRVNLNALLMMEQQSEGAGKTLLLALPGMTEDIADCILDYLDEDDETRPYGAEYDYYNTLDPPYNPKNGPLETVEELLLVKGVMPELLFGRDTNRNGLVDEHEWATSANTDQAETEMLSMVPDLGWSSYMTLVSMEKNYSTTGQPKIFLNEENLQTLHSNISAIFPVEYADFICAYRLYGSSSNSSGGNSGGQSVSSVQLDLTQPAKTQIANMLDLIGASVSVPNGTLKSPFEDSVVAMNIYLPELMDNMTINPSPVIPGRININQAPYEILLGIPGMEESIVSQILEQRIPTPDPENPITRHETWILTQGIVTLEQMKTLSPFICGGGDVYRAQVVGYFEDGKAFSRHEVVLDATQPQPKVMLWRDMTELGRGHPLEVLGVELGLDDGQIN